Genomic segment of Pongo pygmaeus isolate AG05252 chromosome 1, NHGRI_mPonPyg2-v2.0_pri, whole genome shotgun sequence:
GAAATATGCAGGGTCATGTAATAGGAACAGAGttaactcaataaatggtagGGTAGACCTACCATGTGCTCTGGTCATACAAGCCGGCTCACTTTCATTGAGCCTTTACTATGGGCCAGGCAGGGGGCTAagtgtttttaaatgtcttatttcACTTCATCTTTCCCAACAACCTAATAAGAAGGTCTtagttatcttcattttacagatgtggcaACGTCAAAGATGCAAAGTCACTTGTCTAAGGTCACCCTGCTAAGTACCAGAGCTGAGGTCTCCAACCTAGTTCTGTTTGACTTCAAAGCCTGCCCTCTTAACCACTAACCTTTTGGCCTAGTTCAGTCAAATTCTGCTTGATTATTGCTCATTAGGGATAATATTAGCTATCTGTAGCATCAGATTGCTGCAAAGTTAACTCACCGTAGATTCTTAATATACTCCATTTTATTAAATGGCCCTGTATTAATCTCCTGTAATAAATTTCTACAAATCCGGTGGCTTAACAATAGAAATTTACtctctcataattctggaggccagaagtcaaaATCAAGGTGTGGTAGGGCTCTGCACCCTCCAAAAGTTTAAGGGGAGAATTATTCCTTGACTCTTTCAACTTCTGGCGGTCCCtgtcattccttggcttgtggaaaCATcactcctacctctgcctctgtcttcatatggcctttcctctgtgtctcttggtgtcttttttttttttttttttttttttttgagacggagtctcattctgttgcccaggcaggagtgtggtggcatgatcttggctcactgcaacctctgtctctcaggttcaaatgattctcctgcctcagcctcccaaatagctgggactacaggcacctgccaccacactcggctaatttttgtatttttagtagagatggggtttcactatcttgcccaggcaggtcttgaactcctgacctcaagtgatccgcccaccttggcctcccaaagtgctgggattacagacgtgagccaccgtacccggcctggTGTCTTTTTTTAAGAACACCAATCACTGGATTTAGGCCCACCCTAATCTAGTATGAGTTCATCTTaatttaactaattatatctatagagaccctgtttccaaataacgtcacattcacagattccaggtGGACAAGAAGTTTAGGGGGACACTATTCAACTCAGTACAGACCCAGGAACAAAGTCCACCCTCTGGCCTGTGATGAGTGGCAGTCACTATTTTATCCTCTCCCCCACGAGATGAGCTCCAGGTTGACCTCTGCATCCCCAGTGCTCAGTCAGGACCCAGCAGAGCATCTGAAGGGATCTGGTCAATATCTGTGGAACTGAACTGTTTCTGAAAAGCTCTGATGTATGTTTTGGAAAATCAAATCTTATTTTAACCCAGACACCAATCTTTTTGTAAGGCAAAGAAGTAGCATAAATGTTTAAAGGTGAATTTGCACGTTTATATATTGTCATTCCTAAAGTTGAAGCATGTCTTTCTTTATTCATCAGTGGAATCCTTTCTCATTTTGGCAAAGAAAATGCCCAAGTGCCTGGCACAAACAAGCACTGAGTAAATACttcttgaatgaataaaactAGATTCTAAAAATCATTTGATCAAACGCACTTCCACACTTTCTACTTCTCTCCTTTTACAACCACActgtatttctgcttttttttttttttttttttgagatagagtctcactctgtcacccaggttggagtgcagtggcacgcaatcttggctcactgcaacctccgcctcctgggttcaagcaattctcctgccttagcctcccaagtagctgggattacaggtacctgccaccatgcccagctaatttttgtatttttagtagagatggaatttcaccatattggccaggctggtcttgaactcccgacttcaagtgatccacccaccttggcctcccaaagtgctaggattacaggtgtgagccaccactcccagcctctaTGTCTGCTTTAAGTAGAGAAGCAGAGCTTATGAGGGAAGAGAACAAGGGTGCAAAAGGGACCTAGATATCACTGAGAACTGCCCTTGCTGTTTGGTTGAGGAAATGGGCCCAGACAGTGGACAAGACTTGCTCAAGGAGACAAACAAATGGTGTCCAGTGCAACAAACCCAGGTTTCCTAACTTCCAGTTCTGTCCACTCTACATCAGTGCCTCTCACCTGTCCCTGCAGGTTCACATTTTCGTTATGTGGATAAGGAGAAATAAATTGAAGATCACAATGTCCCATTTTATCTTCCCCAAGACAAGCTCTGTAACATGAAAGACCACTATGCAAATTGATTACTAGAAAATGTGTGTGGAtgggtttggtttttttcctaAGGTGTTCATGCTTACTGTTTTGGGCAATATTTCAACATAATCtggcagaaaaagaaatggaagataaagaaaatagatgtaggccgggtgcagtggctcatgcctgtaatcccagcactttgggaggctgagactggtggatcacttgaggtcaggagttcgagaccagcctggccaacacggcgaaaccccatctgtattaaaaatacaaaaattagccaggcgtggtggcgcacctgtaatcccagctactcaggaggctaaggcaggagaatggcttgaacccaggaggtggaggttgcagtgagctgagattgcagcactgcattccagcctgggcaacagagcaagactgtatctcaaaaaaaaaaaaaaaaaaaaagaaagaaagaaaagaaaagaaaatagctgtGATTCAGCAATAGTCATTTTCTCTCCTCGTCACTGCCAGAATGAGGAAGTGCTGGGTTCTGTCAACATAGGCTCTGACTTCTTATGAGGTGCAAGAAAGAAGCAACATGAACAAAGGCATAGATTTTGCACCTGGAGACACGTATTCTAGTCCCACCTCTGACCCAAACTAGCTGCATGATCTTGGGCAGCCCCCCaaccctctctgggcttcagttcccTCCTCTGTACAAGGGGAAGGGTAGCAAAGAGGATGGTGCCTAGGATCTTCAAAGTCCCTTCCAACTCTGATGTGCTGCCATTCTCTCACTGGCATGTGGGAACTGAGTGTGCTACGTGGAGTCATGAGACTTcttcttcgcccaggctggagcgcagtggtgcgatctcagctcactgtaacctccacctcccgagttcaagcagttctcctgcctcagcctcctgagtagctgggattacaggcgcagcccatgcccggctaatttttgtatttttagtagagatggggtttcaccatgttggccaggctggtctcaaactcccgacctcgggtgatctgcccacctcggcctcccaaagtgctgggattacaggcatgagccaccttgtctGGTCAGAGACTTCTGACTTCTGTATTTCCCTCGCTAATGGCCTCACCTCCCGTTTGAGTATGTGTAGCATGTACAAATTGCAGAGGAACTGGGGAACTTCCCTGCCAGGCAATCCTGGGTCCTCTTGGCTCTccactttctccttccttcattccttccttcctttctttcttggtctggctctgtcgcccaggggctggagtgcagtggtgagatctcggtaCAAGCTAAGCTATTTGAAATGCCTCGGAATTCCCAAAGAAAGCTCAGTAAATACCGGACAGATGAAACGGTCCTGCCCGCTCCCCCTCTTTCAGTACccacttttctctttcctttcccctcaTAACGTTTCCTCCCATCATCCCTCTACCTCCTTATTTCTGTCAGGGCAGTTAGATACCCTTCCAGTCTGGTATCTCCTCCTCCAGCCTTGTGCTACAGGACAACTCAAAAGCCCCCTATGGCTCCCAAATGATCACTAAATAAACTCGTGATCTGACTTCAGCCTACCCCTGCAGGATTGCTGTGGCAAAATGTACTACTCCCAGAGGCGTGATCACGGTTCGGTTCACTGCAGCCcaaacttcccgggctcaagcgatcccgaacctcccacctcagcctcccgagtagctgggactccagacgtgcaccaccacgccaggctcattttgtttatctttatagagacaggctagtctccaacttgTGGGCTCAGAGCGATCCTCCCGCCacgacttcccaaagtgttaggattacaggcgtgagccactgcgtccggctcAATGGACTCCTTCTTAAACGTGAGTTCTCCGCACACACTGGGCCTTGCTCACCTCCACGATTTAACCTCGCAGTTAAGTCCCTTTTCAAGGTTTTTATTCGTCCTTCAGCGAAGCGCTGTCAACGCCTCCCTGCGTCTTTCCCCTTTTGAGCACCAGAGGGCGCTCCTCCGACCCGAGGAGGAAGCTACTCGGGCCAACCTGTCCAGGTTGTCCCACCCCTTTTTTCTTTCGGGCCAATCGTTAGTCAGAGTGGGCGGAGCCGCCCGCCGGCACCTGCGCGTTAAGAGTGGGCCGCGTCGCCGCCGGGTAGCGATGCGAGCTCCGGGGATGAGGTCTCGGCCGGCGGGTCCCgcgctgttgctgctgctgctcctcctcgGAGCGGCCGAGTCGGTGCGTCGGGCCCAGCCTCCGCGCCGCTACACCCCAGACTGGCCGAGCCTGGATTCTCGGCCGCTGCCGGCCTGGTTCGACGAAGCCAAGTTCGGGGTGTTCATCCACTGGGGCGTGTTCTCGGTGCCCGCCTGGGGCAGCGAGTGGTTCTGGTGGCACTGGCAGGGCGAGGGGCGGCCGCAGTACCAGCGCTTCATGCGCGACAACTACCCGCCCGGCTTCAGCTACGCCGACTTCGGGCCGCAGTTCACCGCGCGCTTCTTCCACCCGGAGGAGTGGGCCGACCTCTTCCAGGCCGCGGGCGCCAAGTGAGTGTGGTCCCGGGGAGCGGCGCCCCTTCCCGGCTTGGGCGGCAGACAGGAGGTGGGGCTGGGCGGCCAGCTGGGGCGCGCAGCTGCCGGTCGCCCCCATGACCCTGGGGCCCGCGTGTGGCCTCCTGCGGCCACAGGAGTGAGCCTGGCACacatgatgaggaggaggaggtgcgTTTGACTGGGGACTGATAAATGAAGGTTCAGGGAGATGGCGGGCTGGGAAGTCCTGGGTATCTACACCTGTGCACCGAGAGGGCTGAGTTAGGCCATACCTGATGTCCCTTCCAGATTGACAGCACTATCAGGACTCCAGGGTTTCAAATCAGTGGTGTGGAGCCTGGTTCTAATTCAACTGTGAACCTGGACAagtcacttcagcctccctgcaGCCTCTTCTATGGTTATAGAAGGGTTGTATCCTTTCCTTTCAGCCCTAATGTCTctaagagggaaagagaggggagTTCTGGTATGCAGTGTATTTGGGCAACAGTACAGAGAGTCATTCGTTTGCTCCTCTCAATCCCTTTTACGTAGGAAGTTCCCAAGAAGGGTCTGACTCTCTGAGAACTGTTGGAACTTGGGGGTGGCTGGTTCAGAGAACAGAGTAGAGAGCGCTGGAGTGGGGATAAGGGGAGACCAGGACCCATGAAGTTGTCAAGGCAGGGGCTTGTCCTGAAGGAGTGAGCCTTGAGAGTCCTGTATTGACAGGTGTTAAGTCAGGGAGTGGTTACTCCCAGCTTCTAGAAAGATTCATTCGGCTGCTGGGAGAGAAGTGGGTTGGAGAAGAGTAAGAATGGAGGCGGGGAggtttccccagcccctggcttaGAGCAGTCTTCCATCCTTATCTTGGTTCCTCAGCCATCTTCCGGGTTTTCGTTTCTCTTGAACTTTGGATTCACTTGTACTAAAGAGAAATTACAACTGGCATTTAATGTTTGCCATTAAATGTATGGGAGTATAAGACTTGATTAAGCAGAGGAAGTGTTTGTCTCCTTAGGGGCCTTAGGGATCCATaacttacaagtgagaaaaattaaaatctgggAGATAACCTCTTTCCATGCATTTTATTTCATGGATGAGATGACCGGCCCAAAGAGAGGAAGGAATATAATGTCCTAGACTCCCGGTCTCATGACGTCAAGGTTGTTTCCACTGCACCAGGGTCTGCAAACTGGCCAGAGGGATTGGTCCTCTGCCAGTTTTTTAAGGCCCATGAGGtgagaatggtttttacatttttaaaggattgtaaaatgttttaaagaagaaTACACTACAGAGAGGAATGTGCCCCCACAGAGCCTAAAATACTATCTGGCCCTTCAAGTCCTGGAGTTCCCTACTCTGGCCAGTGATTGAACCATAAAGTGCATTACCTATTTCTCtgccataaaagaaaattaaatattgagTGATTTGGTTGTTATTTCAACACTTGCCTTTTCTCCCAGTTATTGGGTCTTTTGTCACCTCTATAATAAATGAGAGGCAATTTATGTAGGCTTGGTAAACCAAACAGCTTAGTTTTCTagaaagttttcttattttgttgttgttgttttgaaacagttttgctctgtagcccaggctggagtacagttgcatgatctcggctcactgcaacctctgtttcccaggctcaagtgattcttatgccccagcctctcaaatacctgggactacaggcacacaccaccatgcccggctaagttttgtatttttagttgagatgggttttcgcctcgttggccaggttggtcttgaacccctgacttcaggtaatccgcccaccttggcctcccaaagtgctgggattacaggtgtgagccaccatgcctggccagcaaaTGGCTTAGTTTTCTATTACCTGCCATTTCCAGTAGAGATTTTTCTCCTTCAgggcaaagagtgaaagaaagtTAATCATTCCTACCAGAAGTGTTGAAGAATCAGAGAGCTAAGGTGCACTTCTTTTCCCTTACccactccttccttccctctgggCCTCCTCCTTCGCTGGGGACTGAGGGTTGGGACTTCCTCAAATCTGCTTCCATTCTTGGAGCAATGCCCAAGGGGAATTGTGACTGCAGCAGCTTCCTGGATATCACTAATATAGTCACTGGTACAAGTACATTTGTTGTGATCAAGTTCtttcagccatttaaaaagcCTCAGGCATGCTGGGCAAGTTCATGCAAGTTCACTGCCCACTTCCTTTGCTGATGTGGTTTTGCTGTCCACAGGTATGTAGTTTTGACAACAAAGCATCACGAAGGCTTCACAAACTGGCCGAGTCCCGTGTCTTGGAACTGGAACTCCAAGGATGTGGGGCCTCATCGGGATTTGGTTGGTGAATTGGGAACAGCTCTCCGGAAGAGGTGGGTGTCTAGGGATGGTTACTCTGTTATCTCTTTGGATCTGGCTGTCAAGAGTTCTGTACCTTCTCCACTCGTGTGTGTTTTCTAGGTTTTCATATAGCAAGTAGCCTGAAGGGCTTTTGGCCTTCTACTCTTGTGTGTTTTCTAGGTTTGCATTTAGCAAGTAGCCGGAAGGGCTTCTGGCCTTTGAATTGGCAATGTTTGATGCTTCACAGTTTTCACGTGACCAAAGGGGACACCATTACAGAAGTTCATGGCCATGTCTGGTTAGATGAAGGATACCCAACATAGACTACGATGCTACTTGATGTGCTGTTTGAGGAGTAGGCTGAGTGTCTGTATAAGTCATAAAGTttgattggaacacagccatgcctatTCATTTATGCACTGTCTGTGACTGCTTTCAAGCTACAATTTGAGAGCTGAGATAGAGACCAGATGGCCTGCAAAACCTAAAACACTATCTGGATCTTTTAGAGTTCGCTGGTCGGGTGcgttgactcacacctgtaatcccagcactttgggaggcagaggcaggcagattatgaggtcaggagttcaagaacaacctgaccaatatggtgaaaccctgtctctactaaaaatacaaaaattagccgggcgtggtggcgtttgcctgtagtcccagcaacttgggaggctgaggtaggagaatcacttgaacccgggaggcggaggttgcagtgagccaagatcacatcactgcactccagcgtgggtgacagagcaagactctgtctcaaaaaaaaaaaaagaaaaaagacaaaaagagtttGCTGACTCCTGTCACCTGCTCAGTTTGTTTCTCAGCACTGTGCTTTGCTTATAGTCCTGCTGTAAAACTCTGAGATGTTGATTAGATATGGACTTTAGGAGTCATGATTTTTACCATCTTTATTTAGTCCTTGGGTCATATGATGAAATACTTCAGTTGTTTTTTATCTGTGTAATTGCTTCTTGCATTATAAGGCTTTTGTAACACTCACCATTCTTAACCCAAAGCAAGctttattaaatatgaaaataggtCATCAACCACATTTCATTTTGTGTATGTTAAGAACTATTagtttggccaggcgtggtggcttacacctgtaatcccagcactttgggaggccgaagtgggcagatcatgaggtcaggaaatcaagaccatcctgcctaacacagtgaaaccctgtctctaataaaaataaaaaataaaaaataaattagccgggtgtggtggtgggcacctgtagtctcagctattcgggaggttgaggcaggagaatggcgtgaacctgggaggtggagcttgcagtgagccgagatcgtgccactgcactccggcctgggcgacagagcgagactctatctcaaaaaaaaaaaaaaaaaaaaaaaagaaagaaaaaaaaaagagaaagaattattAGTAAATCttagataaataaaacaataaacctATATTCATTTCAACTGTGTGGAAAATGTTACTAATGATTATTTCTGAGTAAGAGTactttggatattttattttctattttccagtttctttaaatatgaaattttatGATTGACAgggaagacatttttaaaaaataagactatatggttttttgttttgttttgttttgagacagggtttcgctctgttgccttTACTAGactccagtggcacaatctcagctcactgcaatctctacctcctgggctcaagccatcctcccactttagcctcccaagtagctgggactacaggctcgcaccaccacactcagctaatttttacatttttggtggagacgaggtctcactatgttgcccaggctggtctcaaactcatggactCACGGGatcttccaacctcagcctcccaaagtgctgggattacaggcatgagccaccgcacccagcaggaCTATAGTCTGTTAGGATAATTGACTTAAAAGATAAAAGATGGTTTAAATAACATTTTGGTGTtaagatatttatgtataaaagGTAGTTATGTGTATAATCAAAAACACAGTAAACCTCATTTTGCTTAAGTGACTGGTGAATAATTTAAGGAAATGGTTTTGGATCCCATCCCTCTCTACATGCTCTTATGAGTGAGTGCCactgaaatgaaaaaatgctagaactgattttccttaaaataaattatttgttctATGCTTAATGACAGTTGCcgttctgtttttctgtttaagGAACATCCGCTATGGACTATACCACTCACTCTTAGAGTGGTTCCATCCACTCTATCTACTTGATAAGAAAAATGGCTTCAAAACACAGCATTTTGTCAGTGCAAAAACAATGCCAGAGCTGTACAACCTTGTTAACAGGTAAGACACTGAAATATTTTGGCCCTACGACTTTTATCAATGAAATCAGAGCTTCCTATAGGGTACCGTTAAAGTGGAGGAGGGATAGGTATGAAAAAAACCTAAaagacatcaaaataataaaaagtggtGGTTGTATTAAGACAAAATATGTTCTTTCCTCCTGCTTTTCAGAACTTCCGTCATGTGGCCATATTGCCTTCTACATTGAAACAATCACACAAAACCCAGGATGGCAGAAAGTCAAAATTTTAGTTCACTTCTTACATGCCATTTTCCCTATGTCAGGACACTGGAGAGGGGGTGGTTTGGCATCGGGCAGATTTGTGTTTGAATTCTGGCTTCTGTTACTTACACGCCTTAAACAGAACACTCTCCTGAGCTTGATTCTcactctgtaaagtggggataataatgccTTCTTTGTAGGGCTCAAAATAGTATGTGAAATGTATCTGTCACGGTGCCTGGTACAAAGTAAGGCTGTTGTTATTACCATTATTCTTTAAATGGTCACTTTCACTTAGGGATTTGTCACTAGTTCTTCACAATGTTGTATCCCCATTTGCCTTTCTCAAGCCTGGGGACTCATAGAGGACAGTAAACCCTTAAAGCTTTAGAGGCAGCTGCCTGGACTCTCACTTTAGAGCAAAGGAAAATCACctttagccaggcgcagtggctcacgcctgtaatcccagcattttgggaggccgaggcaggcagatcacttgaagtcaggagttcgagaccagcctggccaacacggtgaaacctcgtctctactaaaaatacaaaaattggccaggcgtgctggtgcatacctgtagtcccagctactcgggaggctgaggcaagagaatctcttgaaccagggaggcagttgcagtgagccaagatcctgctactgtacttcagcctgggctacagaggaaaactttgtctcaagaaaagaaaaattaccttgTTTTCAGATTCTATCCAGATGACTTCTCTTAAGAAAATAGTAACAATTGTAAGAGACCATCAGAGACATGGACAGATTTAGACATTACTGAATCAGAGATCCCCATTCTTTTATCGTACTTGGCTATGTTGCCTTGAACAAACTACTTATCTTTCAAGATCTTGGTTTctctatctgtgaaatgggataataatatatCCTAGAATCATGAGAACTAATGAGGTAATGAGTTTAAATTGCCTAGTACAATTTCTTATACACAGTAAATCACAGACCATCTGTGTTATATCTTGCCACTTAGTGATCTTCCTAGAGTTTACCTGCCTAATTATGGAGTACAGTGGACAAATGGGCAGATTTGTATTTGAGTTCCACCTCCTGTTACTTACAAGCCTTGTCACCTAAAACAAATTGCCCTACTGAGCATCAGATTCTTGCTGctcaaatgagaataataatgctTACcatataagtatatacatatgtatttatatatatacacacaacataCGTGCCTTATAGGGCTCAGAGTAATAATATGCTAAAGTACAAATGGGGCTCCAATGGATTCCATAAATCTTTTGCAGTATAGACTTTGGTAATTATCcacaaaaatgcattttatgaaTAGTTCCAACTCTTAAAACATCTTCAAAGCAAATCTTAAGTCTTGTAGTCCTGAAGCaccattttgtttcctttgcttcctTGAAACATCATTCTTAATTGGAATTAGTTGCTGAAAGGAAACCAAATTGTTTGTATGCTGATTACAGCTCCAGTTTCTAAAAGgcataaaaaaaaagattagggcaggcacagtggctcatgcctgaaatcccagcattttgagaagccgaggcaggtggatcacttgatgccaagagttcaagaccagcctggccaagatggcaaaacactgtctgtactgaaaatacgaaaattagccaggcatggtggtgcacacctgtaatcccagctacttgggtggctgaagcgcaagaatcacttgaacccagcaggtgaaggttgcagtgagccgagatcacagcagtgcactccagcctgggagacaaagcaagacagtctcaaaaaaaaaaaggaagaaaggaaaagatcaggaggaaatataccaaaatgctgtgtgttttttttttttttttttgagacggagtctcactctgtcgcccaggctggagtgcagtggtgcgatctcggctcactgcaagctccacctcccaggttcacgccattctcctgcctcagcctcccgagtagctgggactacaagcgcccgccaccatacccggctaatttttttgtatttttagtagagacagggtttcaccgtgttagccaggatggtctcgatctcctgacctcgtgatccgcccgtcttggcctcccaaagtgctgggattacaggcgtgagccactgcacccagcctgctgtgtttgttttaaatggtgATTTTATTAGCAAACTGGTTTTATTAgcaaatgttttcagttttccaCATCCTCTGCACTGTGATAATTTTTTATGCCACATACTTTCAAAATggaggaaaattaattttaaaatatttgttgcaAAAATCAGTCCCCAAGTCAAATGCAgtgatgtgtacctgtagtcccaactactcaggaggctgaggcaagaggatcgcttgagcccaggaatttgagactgtgGTGCACTATGATCGTACGTGTTGATAGCTGCTggactcaagcctgggcaacatagcaaaaccctatctctttaaaaaaaaaaaaggtccataAGATTTTACTGTGAACATGTTCAGATAATAAGCTCTGTCCTGATCACATGTCTTCCAGCTATAAACCTGATCTGATCTGGTCTGATGGGGAGTGGGAATGTCCTGATACTTACTGGAACTCCACAAATTTTCTTTCCTGGCTCTACAATGATAGCCCTGTCAAGGTATGTGATTATATGacttctttcttatttatctCCTATGAAGAAAGAAAGTGCAAGGAGCCAAACTCTGGAGtgagcaacagcagcagcagcaataatAAACAGGAATATCAACATGGGGGCAGTAGGGACTGGGGCACTTAATGGATGGTAAAGGTTTCTCCTTTAATCTTCCCTGGCTTCCTTAGAGTATAAGCTTTCTTCtcctttagttctttttttttttttttaattgagacagtctcactctgtcacccaggctggagtacagtggcgcgatctccccgctcactgcaacctctgcctcccaggttcaagtgattctcctgcctcagccttccgagtagctgagattacaggcgcccgccaccctgcccggctgatttttgtgtttttagtagagacagggtttcgccatgttgggcaggctgctctcgaacccctgacctctggtgatccgctcaccttggcctcccaaagtgctgggattacaggcgtgagccaccgtgcccgacaaTCTCCTTTAGTTCTTAACTTTGACAGTATAGGTTTAAACAGTGGTAAATTTACATAGTAGACTAAAAATAGTAATTACAATTCCCAGACcactacagaaaaaataaactctaTTAAGCAAACAAatgttataaatgagaaaaccaccaaaaagatattaaaacatatactaaaatataaagaaaacatataaaagacATACAGGCCaagcacagcagctcatgcctgtaatcccagcactttgggaggccaaggcaagcagatgacttgagtccaggagttcaagaccagcctgggtaacatagtgagacctcatctctacaaaaaataaacaaaattagctgggtgtggtggcacagacctgtagtcccagctactcgggaggctgacgctgggggaggctgacgtgggaggatcacttgagcccaagaggtcaaagcTATAGTGAAcctagatcacaccattgtactccagcctgggtgacagcgaaaccctgtctccaaaaaaaaaaaaagaaagaaaacatataagacatacaaaacatacaaaattaaatgGTAGGAATAAAATGCAAATGTCTACAATCCCACCTACTCTATGTTGATTTTATAGTTTAACTCTCAAGGGGCACACTCACTTCCCTTATATCCAAATCCTTGGGGGAATGTTGCCTACCCAGTACCCCTCCCTATAATCAACACTA
This window contains:
- the FUCA1 gene encoding tissue alpha-L-fucosidase, with amino-acid sequence MRAPGMRSRPAGPALLLLLLLLGAAESVRRAQPPRRYTPDWPSLDSRPLPAWFDEAKFGVFIHWGVFSVPAWGSEWFWWHWQGEGRPQYQRFMRDNYPPGFSYADFGPQFTARFFHPEEWADLFQAAGAKYVVLTTKHHEGFTNWPSPVSWNWNSKDVGPHRDLVGELGTALRKRNIRYGLYHSLLEWFHPLYLLDKKNGFKTQHFVSAKTMPELYNLVNSYKPDLIWSDGEWECPDTYWNSTNFLSWLYNDSPVKDEVVVNDRWGQNCSCHHGGYYNCEDKFKPQSLPDHKWEMCTSIDKFSWGYRRDMAMSDVTEESEIISELVQTVSLGGNYLLNIGPTKDGLIVPIFQERLLAVGKWLSINGEAIYASKPWRVQWEKNTTSVWYTSKELAVYAIFLHWPEDGVLNLESPITTSTTKITMLGIQGDLKWSTDPDKGLLISLPQLPPSAVPAEFAWTIKLTGVK